The segment ATTGGGTATTCCTTATTCTTCTTGTGGAGTATTAGCCTCGGCATTGACATTTGATAAATTTGTTTGCAATCAATATTTGAAAGGATTTGGAATGAAAGTTGCAGAATCTTTAATGTTGCGCAAAGGACAATCTATTTCTGATGTAGATGTTGTTGAAAAAATAGGATTGCCTTGTTTTATAAAACCGAACTTAGGTGGCTCTAGTTTTGGTGTAAGCAAGGTAACTAAGGAAGAACAAATTCAACCTGCCATATTAAAAGCATTCCATGAATCTTCTGAAATCTTGATAGAAGCCTTTATGGATGGAACTGAAATTACTTGTGGTTGTTATAAAACATCAAATAAGTCTGTTGTTTTTCCTATTACTGAAGTTGTAACGCACAATGAATTCTTTGATTACGATGCTAAATATAATGGGCAAGTAGAAGAGATAACTCCAGCAAGACTTTCGGATGAACTTACGAAAAGAGTACAAACGTTAACGTCTGCTATTTATGATATTATTGGTTGTTCTGGTATTATTCGTGTAGATTTTATTATAACTGATAAAAAAGTGATAAATTTGTTAGAAGTTAATACAACTCCAGGAATGACACCTACAAGCTTTATACCTCAACAGGTTAGAGCTGCAGGTCTTGAGATTCAAGATGTAATGACTGATATTATCGAAAATAAATTTCAATAACCATACTTATGGATATAACTGAATTTGATGAAATACGTCCTTATCACGATGAGGAGTTACCTCAGGTTTTTGAAGAGCTGATTGCAGATCCTGCTTTTCAGCGTGCTGCATGTATGACTGTACCAGATGTTCCGTTTGAGGTAATCGCAGAAAAAATGCGCGCTTGTAAAACTAAACTTGAGTTTCAAATTACCTTTTGCTATGGTATCTTAAAGAAGATTGCTAATAATTACACTGATGGACTTACCTTAAGCTCAGATGTTCTATTAGATAAAACAAAAGCATATACATTTATCTCTAATCATCGTGATATCATATTGGATGCAGGCTTTTTGTCTGTCCTTTTAGTAGAACGTGATTTAGAAACTGTCGAAATTGCAATTGGAGATAATCTTCTTATTTATCCATGGATTAAGAAGTTAGTTCGTGTAAATAAGTCGTTTATTGTTCAGAGAGCTCTTACTATGCGCCAGATGCTTGAATCATCAAAGCGCATGTCTCGTTATATGCACTACACAATAAATGATAAAAAGCAGTCTATCTGGATTGCGCAAAGAGAAGGTAGAGCTAAAGACTCTGATGATAGAACCCAAGATAGTGTATTAAAAATGCTTGCTATGGGAGGAGATGGTACTGTTCAAGAGCGTCTATCGGGAATGAATATTGTGCCTCTCACACTTTCTTACGAGTATGATCCTTGTGATTATCTAAAAGCACAAGAGTTTCAATTGAAGAGAGATAATCCAGAGTATAAGAAAACAACTCAAGACGATTTAAGAAATATGGAAGTGGGAATGTTTGGATATAAAGGACATGTACACTTTCATATGGGACCTTGTATTAGTGAAGACATTACTAACATGGAAATGGGACCAGGAAACTGCAAATCAGAACTATTTACTAGAGTGTCAGAATTAATAGACAAAAATATACATAAGAACTATCGTTTTTATCCAGGAAACTATGTTGCTTACGATTTATTGTTAAATACTGATGAGATGTCTGACAAGTATTCTTCTCAAGAAAAAGAAGTCTTTATGAAGTATTTAGAGAAGCAGATGGATAGAATTGATATTGAAAATAAGGATGTTGATTTCTTGAGAGATAAGTTTTTATTGATGTATGCTAATCCATTAATCAACCACTTAAGGGGATAAAATGAAGAAAAGTTATTTCATCGGATGCATATTGTTGGCTTTGTTATTCGCTTCCTGTAGTAGTGATAATGGAAATAAGTCTCCTGCTGTCCGTTTGGAAATGCTTGTTGCTGAGATTACAGATGGTTTAGGAACAACTAGTGATGGCTCAAGTCAGAATGCGAAATATTATATTGACAGAGTTCTCTTAGATTCGGGTAGGGAATTCAAAGTAGTTAAATCTCCTATCATTTATAATCCTTCAAAGGCTAGATTTATGCGTGCTGTTGCATATTTAGAGGTTGAAGGAAGTGATGAGGTGATTATTCACTCAATAGCCCAAGTACCTATTGCTAAGCCCTTAACTTCAGGTAATGTCCCTGTTGATATGCATAGAGATCCAGTAAAAGTATCCAGAGTTTGGATAGGAGGTGGCTTCTTAAATATTCAATTGGGTATTAAGACCGTTGATTTATCGAAGCATAATATTCTTTTTACAGAGTCTTCTGAAGTTGAGAGTAAAGAAATAGTGGTGTCCTTCTTTCATAATAGAAACAATGAGATTGAGGGAGCAACAAAAAATTATTTAGTATCTATACCCTTAGATCCCTATTTATCGAATTCTTATATATCATTGAGATTTTTAGTAAACTCCTATGATGGAGAAAAAGAATACTTTTTTGATTTAAATTTATGAAATATATAGTTACAGCATTTACTCTAAGTTTATTGATGTTTAGTTGTCAAAGAGAAACAACCTATACGACATTAAATACCAATGATTTTAAAGATGTTATAGAGAATTTAGAAGTACAGCTTTTGGATGTACGAACCATTGATGAGTTTAATTCAGGACATATATCAGATGCTGAGTTTATAGATTTATCAGATTCTTTATTTATAGAGAAAGCTGATTCAATGTTCAATAAAAAACAAACTATTGCTGTCTATTGTAGAACAGGAAGACGAAGTAAAAAAGCAGCAGATTTATTGATAAAGCATGGTTTTAAAGTCATAGAGCTTGATAGTGGTATAACGAATTGGATTGAAAAAGATTTTCCAATAGTTGAACAAAAATAAAATTGAGATAAAGGTAGTGAGTGTTTCTTACTACCTTTTTTGTATTCATGCGTAAAAAGAAGGTGTGATTCTTCACAAAGAATTACTTTTATAGAAAGAGAAATAGTATTTTCTACTTTATTATTAAATTCAATTTTTCATAGCCAAAGCCTTAATCAAATCTAAATTGATAATTAACCAATAAATTAAATTACCATTCTATGAACAAGAAATTACTCTTGAGTTTACTACTTATTATTGTAGTAGTGACAAATATATCAGCTGTTGAGCTGAGTAAAAAATTTATGGTATTGGCCGAGCAAGGTGAACAAAAGTTGCAATATAGCCTTACTGATAAAAACGAAAAGAAACTTACATTTAAGTGGGTTGTTGATAATCCCAATGTGTTAGAACTAGAAGTTGCTGAAGATAACTCTGCTTTAGTCAAGACAAGAGCTAAAGGCAGATCTTTTATATACGTGTGTTCAGAAGAGAATCCTGAGATTTTGGATAAATGCCAAGTAGTAGTTAATAAAGATGGTGTTATCAAGATTTTAGCAATAGGGAATAGCTTTTCAGAAGATGCTGTTGAACAATATTTACATGAACTAGCTATAGCTGAAGATATCCCGAATGTAATAGGTAATATGTACATTGGAGGATGCCCATTAGAGTTACATCACACAAACATTGTGAATAATAAGGATGCTTATTTCTATCGTAAGATTGACTTAGATGGAGTAAAGACAGAAACAAAAAATGTGAGTATAGATGTTGCTATCGCTGATGAAGATTGGGATTATATTAGCACACAGCAAGCTAGTGGTTTTTCTGGTTTATATGAAACTTATGAAAAAGATTTGCCTTTTGTGATGGCTCATATCAGAAAGCAAGCTACAAATAAGAATGTAGTATATTTGCTTCATGCAACTTGGGCTTATGCTAAAGATTCTAAGCATGAGCACTTTGTTTTCTATGATAATTCTCAAGAGAAAATGTATAAATCGATAGTAGAGTCGGCTTGGAGAGCCAAGAATCTCGTAGGAATAGATTATTTAATACCTTCAGGAACAGCAATTCAAAATGCAAGAACTACAGATATTGATGTTGAAAAAGACTTCTGTAGAGATGGTTATCATTTAAATTATGATTTTGGTAGATATACTGCTGCTTGTACTTGGTTCTACAGTATTTTCAGAGTTGATGTGCGGAAGAATAGTTATAAACCAGATAAGGTGTCTTCAAAAGAAGCAAATGTAGCAAGGAATGCTGCATATACAGCTATTCTTAATCCTTTCTTTGTAACAAATCTAAAGGTATTTATGAAAACTCATAAATGAGTTTCATGGGTATAAAAAACTGCAATAGACCTATTGCAGTTTTTTATATGTATTTTATAATGATTCTATTAATCTCTTTAACACAACAGTGGCAGAGATTTCTCTATTCGCAGCCTCAGGGATAACGATAGATTGGTTTGATTCAATAACATCATCTGTTACAATCATATTTCTACGGACGGGCAAGCAATGCATGAAGTATGCATTATTGGTCACTGCCATATGCTTTTCTGATATGGTCCACGATCTGTCCATATTTAATACTTTCCCATAATTATCTCCACTATAAGCTGCCCAGTTTTTTGCATAAACAAAATCGGCTTCTTCGAGGGCCTTCATCTGGTTATATTCAACCTTTGCTTTTCCTACAAATGAAGGATCAAGTTCATAGCCTTTCGGATGGGTAATGACAAAGTCATAGTCTGTAGCGTTCATCCATTCAGCAAAAGAATTTGGAACGGCTTGTGGAAGGGCTTTAGGGTGTGGTGCCCAGCTCATAACAACTTTAGGCTTGTCAGTCTTTTTATATTCTTCAATAGTGATTAAGTCGGCAAAACTTTGTAGTGGGTGTCTAGTTGCTGCTTCCATTGAAAAAACTGGTTTACCGGAATACTTAATAAATTGGTTTAAGATTACCTCATTATAGTCATAGTCTCTATCCTTAAATTGTGCAAATGAACGTACACCAATAATATCGCAATAGCAACCCATTACAGGTATTGCTTCTAAGAGATGCTCAGGTTTATCTCCGTCCATGATAACACCTCGTTCAGTTTCTAATTGCCATGCCCCTTGATTGATGTCTAGCACAATAACATTCATACCTAAGTTTGAGGCGGCTTTCTGAGTGCTGAGTCGAGTTCGTAAACTAGAGTTAAAAAAGATCATTAGCAAAGTTTTATTCTTTCCTAATGAATCAAACTTAAAGCGATTTTGTTTGATCTCTGCCGCCTCTTGTAGTGCAGATTGAAGATTATGTAAATCTTCTACACAGGTAAACTTTTTCATTGATTATCTATTTTGTTTAATGGTGTCACTTTTAAGTGGAGTACTTCACTCTTTTGCAAGATAAGATTTTCATTAGAATTTAGGGAACAATGCAGATTGCTAATTTTGCTCAGACTTATTCTAATATAACTTGTTCTACATCAATTGAGTCATTCAGAAAAACTGATGCCGATTCTTTGAATTTATCTACTGCCTCCGTTGTTAAAAATCGACATCTGCCTTCCTTTGTACAATTTCTATCTATCTCTGGATGTCTTTCTAAGTAGTTTTGTAGACTTTTGGCAACGTATTGACCTTGAGCTATAACTTTAATGTTATTAGGAACAAACTGCTCTATTTTAGATTGTAAAAGAGGATAATGTGTGCAACCTAGTAAGATGGTATCAATATCACTGTCTTGTTGAAGAAGATTATCTATACTTTGTTTTACGAAATAATCAGCTCCAGGTGTGTCAAATTCGTTGTTTTCAACTAGTGGCACCCACATAGGACAAGCTTCGCCTGATACTTTTATATGAGGAAATAGCTTAGCCAGTTCTAAAGGATATGACTCTGATTTTATTGTTCCCAATGTAGCTACAACTCCTATATGATTACTTATTGTTAACTCATTAATAGATTCAACCGTAGGTCTAATAACTCCTAATACTCTTCGTTGAGGATCAAGCAGGGGAAGATCATTTTGCTGAATGCTACGAAGAGCTTTGGCAGATGCAGTATTGCATGCTAGTATGACTAGGTGGCAACCTTCTTCGAAAAGATGCTTTACAGCTTGTAAAGTGAATTTGTATACCAATTCAAAAGATCTTGTACCATATGGAGCACGTGCATTATCACCTAAATAGATGTAATCGTATTCGGGAAGTTTTTTGCGAATCTTTTCTAGTATTGTTAAGCCACCATATCCTGAGTCAAAGACTCCAATTGGACCTGGTCTTTTAGATAAATCTGTCATTGCAATAGGATATAAAAAAAGGAGTTAAAGCTGATGCCTAACTCCTTTTATAATTTCTTTAATATAAAATTATTTATTTCAACTCAGCTTTTATAAGCGTTGTAATATCCTTACTCTGTGCTGAATCAATATATGGAATTACACCACTAGATAAATCAAAGATATAAATTAAACCTTCACTTTTACCTACTTTTTGAATAGCATCATTTACTTTTTTAGTAATTGGAGCCATTAAGTCCATTTGAGCTTTTTGCATAGACTGGTAAGCTTCATTTTGAAAGGCCTCTAATCTCTGACCCATGTCTTGAAGTTCTTTTTGTCTTCTTTCAGCAATGTTTTGAGGAAGTGTGTTTTCGCTCATATCTTGTTGAAATTGTTGAGCTTTTTTAGAGAATTCATCTTGTGTTCTTTTGAACTCATCGTTATACTTATCTTCAAGTGCTTTTAAACTTTCCTGAGCTTTTTTAAATTCAGGCATATCGACAATTAACTCTTGAGAGTTTGTGTGTCCAAACTTTAGTGTTTGTGCCATTGCTCCAAGTGGAAGAACTAGCATTACTAACAGTACAATTTTCTTTAGCATAGTCTTATATTTAATATTTAAATTTCTTATTTATTTAATTTACAAATGTATCAATTTATTTTGAATATCCCATTGTTGCTAGAATCTCATTACTAATGTCGTACTGAGGTTTAGCAAATATTATGCTAGAAGCAGTAGCTCTGTCTATAATAGCTGCATAATCATACTTTAATGCAATAATTTTTGCCGCTTCATAGATTTTGTCAAAGAAAGGATCAAGGAGCTTTGATTTCATGTCAGCAATTGCTCCTTCGGGGCCAAAGTATTTTCGACCTAGCTCCATTGCTTCTTTCTCTTTATTCATGATAATCTCTTGTTGTTTTTCTTTTTGATTATCATTCATTGATTTACTTTTCTCTTGGAAGTCTTGATACATATTCTGAACTTCTTCAGTTATCTTTTTTACTTCTAATTGATAGTTTTGAGCTTGTTTGTCAATTTTATCTTGATTTGATTTATACTCTGGTATCTTATTTAAGATATACTCTGTATCAATAAAAGCAAATTTTTGTGCAGTTACATTGACTACGCTCAAAACACATAGTAATAATGTGATAAGAATTGACTTTTTCATAACTATTTGTTTAAATCATTAATACTGATTAAAATTCTTGTCCTAGAATAAAGTGGAATTGGCTTCCTCCTTTTTCTGCAGAACCATCAACTTTATCAAATCCATATCCCCAATCAATACCCATCATACCAATCATTGGTAAGAAAATACGTACACCAATACCTGCTGAACGTTTTAAATCGAATGGGTTAAAGTCTTTGACCCTATTCCATGCATTACCTCCTTCAAGGAATCCTAACACGTAAATGCTAGTACTTGGTTCAAGCATTAAAGGGTATCTTAATTCTAATCCAAGTCTTGTATATGCATATCCTCCACCGTAAGGGGTTAAGCTGTTATTATCATAACCTCTAAGAGCAATCATTTCTGTTGCATATCCAGAGTATCCTGACATACCATCACCACCCATTTCAAAGGTTTCAAATGGAGAGCGCTTATGACTGTTATAGTGTCCTAAGATACCAATTTCTGCTCTTGTCATCAATACTGGTACTCTTTTGTACCTTGTATAATCCATTAAAGAAGTATATGTTTTTGATTTGAATTTCCATTTATGATATTCAATCCAACGGTGTTTAGATGCTAAATCATTTTCGTTGTTATCATTCATCTCATTATACTTTTTGCCATCCCATAAAGAGTATGGAGGAGTAAACTGAACAGATAAAGAGAAGTCTGAGCCTTGTCTTGGGAAAATAGGGTTATCAAATGATGCTCTTGCTAATGTAATATTTACACTTAGGTTATTAGAGTTACCATTTCTAATTAAGAAATACTGCCAATCTCTCATAATGTAACGTTGGAAAGAGATATTTGCACTTAAAGTAAAATAGTCATCTGGCCAAGTTAATCTTTTACCCCAACCGGCAGAAATACCAAATACTTTCATTGATTTATCTGGGTCGTAGAAGTTTTCATAACCATAATTATTATAACCTCCATAACCTCCACCATATCCACCCATATAGCCCATATTATACATATTGTTGTAATATGAGTTAGAGTACCAATTACTACTTACGTCTGTCTGAACAGAGTAATAAGCAGAAAGGGAGAAAGAGTTTGGACGTTTGCCACCAAACCAGGGGTCAAAGAATGAAATACTATAAGATTGGTAGTATTTAGCATTAGTTTGTCCACTAATAGTTAGGGTCTGTCCATCTCCTTGAGGTAGGATGCCTCTGTAGTTTTTTCCAGGATGGAAAAGGTTTGCCATAGAGAAGTTGGTAAACTTCAAACTTAGCTTTCCGATAACACCTGTTTGTCCCCAACCTGCTGAGAATTCTACTTGGTCATTAGCCTTTGATACTAAGTCGTATGCAATATCCACAGTTGCATCCTCAGGGTTTGGTTGAATGTCTGGTTGTATATTTTCTGGGTCAAAGTGTCCCATCTGCTGTATTTCACGTAGTGAACGCATGATGTTCTCTTTACTAAATAATTCGCCTGGCTTGGTGCGGAGTTCACGGCGTACAACGTTTTCATATAAACGATCATTACCATTAATTTTAATCTTATTAATAGTTGCTGGTCTTCCTTCGTGAATACGCATTTCAAGGTCAATAGAGTCGCCTATAATATTCACCTCTACAGGGCTTAAGTTATAGAAGATATACCCATTATTATAGTAAAGGTTGCCAATAGCATCATCGTCAGTTACTGTTCTATCAGTAAGTAATTTTTGATTATATACATCTCCCTTTTTCATTTGGAGCATATATTCCAGTTGTTCTGTCGGGTATAGTGTATTTCCTACCCATGAAATATTTCTGATAAAATACTTTTTACCTTCTTCAATATCTAGATGGACATCTACTGTTTTCTCATTGAAAGGAACAATACTATCTTTGACAATACGTGCATCTCTATATCCAAGTTCATTGTACTTATCAATAATTAGCTTTTTGTCATTAGAAAAGTTTTCTGGTATAAACTTTTTGGTTTTAAACCAATTGCGAATAGGACCTTTTTCATTGGTCTTTTTCATTGCTCTTTTTACTTTTGAATCTTTTAGAGCTTCATTACCTTCAATGTATATCTTGTGAACTTTGATTTTTTCTTTCTTATCTATATTGACATCTACAAGAACTTGATTTTCCTTGTTAGGATCATCACGTTGAGCTATTAATACTGTAGCATTCTTGAATCCTTTATCTTCGAAATATCTTTTAGTAAGTAGTTCTGCTCTGTTCACAGTATGAGGAGTAATTTGGCTACCTACAATCATTCCTAATTTACTTTCTAAATCTTTCTTTTCGGATTTCTTGATTCCATTATAGTTGATTTCGGATATTCTTGGACGTTGAGCTAAGGCTATTTTAAGCCAGATTTTGCTGCCTTCAATTTTTTCTGCAGTAATCTTGACATTTGAAAACAGACCATGTTTCCAATATCTATTAATAGCATCTGTAATCTGTGTGCCAGGGATATCAATTTCTTGACCTACTGCTAGTCCTGATAGACTAATTAAGGCATAGTCTTCATAGTTTTTCACCCCTTCTACTTGAATATCAGCTATCTCGTATTTTTTTGGAGTACCTGAATAAATGATAGTGGGTTTTTCGTCCTCAGTAGTTGTCTTTTGTTGTGCATATCCTATCGGTATTAGCAAGAAAAGACATGCTATCATTAATGGAATGCTGATTTTATGGTAATGCATCTATCTGATATTATATAAGTTGTTTACTGATTAATCTGTTCACTCGTTTTACCAAAACGACGTTCTCGTTGTTGGAAATCCATGATAGCTTCTTTTAAATTATCTTCTTTAAAATCAGGCCAATAAGTATCGCAGAAATAAAATTCTGTATAGGCACATTGCCATAATAAGTAATTGCTAAGTCTATACTCTCCTCCTGTACGTATAAGTAAATCAGGGTTAGGCATAAATTGAGTTGCTAGATTTTGTTGAATTGTATCGGGTGTAATTTCCTCTATATCGAGTTTGTTCTCCTTTACTAATGTTGCAAT is part of the Bacteroides coprosuis DSM 18011 genome and harbors:
- a CDS encoding D-alanine--D-alanine ligase (COGs: COG1181 D-alanine-D-alanine ligase and related ATP-grasp protein~HAMAP: D-alanine--D-alanine ligase~InterPro IPR005905:IPR011127:IPR011095~KEGG: bfs:BF0435 D-alanyl-alanine synthetase A~PFAM: D-alanine--D-alanine ligase, C-terminal; D-alanine--D-alanine ligase, N-terminal~PRIAM: D-alanine--D-alanine ligase~SPTR: D-alanine--D-alanine ligase;~TIGRFAM: D-alanine--D-alanine ligase~IMG reference gene:2504106262~PFAM: D-ala D-ala ligase C-terminus; D-ala D-ala ligase N-terminus~TIGRFAM: D-alanine--D-alanine ligase) — its product is MIKRTVSIVAGGDSSELPVSLKSAQGIYSFIDKSRYDLYIVEIQNKVWRVRLDNGVYAPINRHDFSFEWNGEVITFDFAYITIHGTPGEDGLLQGYFELLGIPYSSCGVLASALTFDKFVCNQYLKGFGMKVAESLMLRKGQSISDVDVVEKIGLPCFIKPNLGGSSFGVSKVTKEEQIQPAILKAFHESSEILIEAFMDGTEITCGCYKTSNKSVVFPITEVVTHNEFFDYDAKYNGQVEEITPARLSDELTKRVQTLTSAIYDIIGCSGIIRVDFIITDKKVINLLEVNTTPGMTPTSFIPQQVRAAGLEIQDVMTDIIENKFQ
- a CDS encoding hypothetical protein (KEGG: bth:BT_3714 hypothetical protein~SPTR: Phospholipid/glycerol acyltransferase;~IMG reference gene:2504106263~PFAM: Acyltransferase), producing the protein MDITEFDEIRPYHDEELPQVFEELIADPAFQRAACMTVPDVPFEVIAEKMRACKTKLEFQITFCYGILKKIANNYTDGLTLSSDVLLDKTKAYTFISNHRDIILDAGFLSVLLVERDLETVEIAIGDNLLIYPWIKKLVRVNKSFIVQRALTMRQMLESSKRMSRYMHYTINDKKQSIWIAQREGRAKDSDDRTQDSVLKMLAMGGDGTVQERLSGMNIVPLTLSYEYDPCDYLKAQEFQLKRDNPEYKKTTQDDLRNMEVGMFGYKGHVHFHMGPCISEDITNMEMGPGNCKSELFTRVSELIDKNIHKNYRFYPGNYVAYDLLLNTDEMSDKYSSQEKEVFMKYLEKQMDRIDIENKDVDFLRDKFLLMYANPLINHLRG
- a CDS encoding hypothetical protein (KEGG: bfs:BF0437 hypothetical protein~SPTR: Putative uncharacterized protein;~IMG reference gene:2504106264), giving the protein MKKSYFIGCILLALLFASCSSDNGNKSPAVRLEMLVAEITDGLGTTSDGSSQNAKYYIDRVLLDSGREFKVVKSPIIYNPSKARFMRAVAYLEVEGSDEVIIHSIAQVPIAKPLTSGNVPVDMHRDPVKVSRVWIGGGFLNIQLGIKTVDLSKHNILFTESSEVESKEIVVSFFHNRNNEIEGATKNYLVSIPLDPYLSNSYISLRFLVNSYDGEKEYFFDLNL
- a CDS encoding Rhodanese-like protein (COGs: COG0607 Rhodanese-related sulfurtransferase~InterPro IPR001763~KEGG: bth:BT_3716 hypothetical protein~PFAM: Rhodanese-like~SMART: Rhodanese-like~SPTR: Putative uncharacterized protein;~IMG reference gene:2504106265~PFAM: Rhodanese-like domain) encodes the protein MKYIVTAFTLSLLMFSCQRETTYTTLNTNDFKDVIENLEVQLLDVRTIDEFNSGHISDAEFIDLSDSLFIEKADSMFNKKQTIAVYCRTGRRSKKAADLLIKHGFKVIELDSGITNWIEKDFPIVEQK
- a CDS encoding hypothetical protein (KEGG: cpy:Cphy_0623 hypothetical protein~SPTR: Putative uncharacterized protein;~IMG reference gene:2504106266) produces the protein MNKKLLLSLLLIIVVVTNISAVELSKKFMVLAEQGEQKLQYSLTDKNEKKLTFKWVVDNPNVLELEVAEDNSALVKTRAKGRSFIYVCSEENPEILDKCQVVVNKDGVIKILAIGNSFSEDAVEQYLHELAIAEDIPNVIGNMYIGGCPLELHHTNIVNNKDAYFYRKIDLDGVKTETKNVSIDVAIADEDWDYISTQQASGFSGLYETYEKDLPFVMAHIRKQATNKNVVYLLHATWAYAKDSKHEHFVFYDNSQEKMYKSIVESAWRAKNLVGIDYLIPSGTAIQNARTTDIDVEKDFCRDGYHLNYDFGRYTAACTWFYSIFRVDVRKNSYKPDKVSSKEANVARNAAYTAILNPFFVTNLKVFMKTHK
- a CDS encoding N-acetylornithine carbamoyltransferase (COGs: COG0078 Ornithine carbamoyltransferase~InterPro IPR006132:IPR006131~KEGG: bfs:BF0439 putative ornithine carbamoyltransferase~PFAM: Aspartate/ornithine carbamoyltransferase, carbamoyl-P binding; Aspartate/ornithine carbamoyltransferase, Asp/Orn-binding domain~PRIAM: N-acetylornithine carbamoyltransferase~SPTR: Putative uncharacterized protein;~IMG reference gene:2504106267~PFAM: Aspartate/ornithine carbamoyltransferase, carbamoyl-P binding domain; Aspartate/ornithine carbamoyltransferase, Asp/Orn binding domain), whose product is MKKFTCVEDLHNLQSALQEAAEIKQNRFKFDSLGKNKTLLMIFFNSSLRTRLSTQKAASNLGMNVIVLDINQGAWQLETERGVIMDGDKPEHLLEAIPVMGCYCDIIGVRSFAQFKDRDYDYNEVILNQFIKYSGKPVFSMEAATRHPLQSFADLITIEEYKKTDKPKVVMSWAPHPKALPQAVPNSFAEWMNATDYDFVITHPKGYELDPSFVGKAKVEYNQMKALEEADFVYAKNWAAYSGDNYGKVLNMDRSWTISEKHMAVTNNAYFMHCLPVRRNMIVTDDVIESNQSIVIPEAANREISATVVLKRLIESL
- a CDS encoding Glutamate racemase (COGs: COG0796 Glutamate racemase~HAMAP: Glutamate racemase~InterPro IPR004391:IPR015942~KEGG: bfs:BF0446 putative glutamate racemase~PFAM: Asp/Glu/hydantoin racemase~PRIAM: Glutamate racemase~SPTR: Glutamate racemase;~TIGRFAM: Glutamate racemase~IMG reference gene:2504106268~PFAM: Asp/Glu/Hydantoin racemase~TIGRFAM: glutamate racemase) encodes the protein MTDLSKRPGPIGVFDSGYGGLTILEKIRKKLPEYDYIYLGDNARAPYGTRSFELVYKFTLQAVKHLFEEGCHLVILACNTASAKALRSIQQNDLPLLDPQRRVLGVIRPTVESINELTISNHIGVVATLGTIKSESYPLELAKLFPHIKVSGEACPMWVPLVENNEFDTPGADYFVKQSIDNLLQQDSDIDTILLGCTHYPLLQSKIEQFVPNNIKVIAQGQYVAKSLQNYLERHPEIDRNCTKEGRCRFLTTEAVDKFKESASVFLNDSIDVEQVILE
- a CDS encoding outer membrane chaperone Skp (OmpH) (InterPro IPR005632~KEGG: bfs:BF0447 putative outer membrane protein~PFAM: Outer membrane chaperone Skp (OmpH)~SMART: Outer membrane chaperone Skp (OmpH)~SPTR: Cationic outer membrane protein OmpH;~IMG reference gene:2504106269~PFAM: Outer membrane protein (OmpH-like)), producing the protein MLKKIVLLVMLVLPLGAMAQTLKFGHTNSQELIVDMPEFKKAQESLKALEDKYNDEFKRTQDEFSKKAQQFQQDMSENTLPQNIAERRQKELQDMGQRLEAFQNEAYQSMQKAQMDLMAPITKKVNDAIQKVGKSEGLIYIFDLSSGVIPYIDSAQSKDITTLIKAELK
- a CDS encoding outer membrane chaperone Skp (OmpH) (COGs: COG2825 Outer membrane protein~InterPro IPR005632~KEGG: bth:BT_3724 cationic outer membrane protein precursor~PFAM: Outer membrane chaperone Skp (OmpH)~SMART: Outer membrane chaperone Skp (OmpH)~SPTR: Outer membrane protein;~IMG reference gene:2504106270~PFAM: Outer membrane protein (OmpH-like)), which codes for MKKSILITLLLCVLSVVNVTAQKFAFIDTEYILNKIPEYKSNQDKIDKQAQNYQLEVKKITEEVQNMYQDFQEKSKSMNDNQKEKQQEIIMNKEKEAMELGRKYFGPEGAIADMKSKLLDPFFDKIYEAAKIIALKYDYAAIIDRATASSIIFAKPQYDISNEILATMGYSK